A region of the Candidatus Syntrophosphaera sp. genome:
ACGGAAAAGCGGATGACCTGGCAGCCGGCTTTCTCCAGGGCGCGGATCTGTTCCAAAGCTGCCTTGACGTCGGAGGTCGGCACAGAGAGCATGCTTTGGATGGAAACGGGCGCTCCGCCGCCGATGGGAAGCTTTCCCAATTGGATCCGGCGGGTGGGCCTTCTTTTTATCTCATTCATATTTCAATCCGGGCGTGGCTTGATTTTTTGTCAATCTAATTCCCGGCCACATATAATCCTTGACCAAAAAGTTGCCGGCATTTGAGTGGTTAGAAATTATGAGATTTGGCTCGCGACACAGCCGGGAAGGGAATCATGCAAGACAGAATCTATTCCAATCTGAAGGGCATCCGCAGGGAAATGCTGAAGATATTGGGCGAGGTCTCCTCGCTCACGAACAGCCCCCTGGCCATCGAGGACGCCATCGACGACGTCTGGCATCCCAAATGCGATGTTTACCAGACAGACTCGCAGTGGGTGATCCTGGTCGAACTGGCCGGAGTGAACAAGGAAGAGATCAGCATCTCGGTCACGGCCGAATACCTGAGGATCAGCGGCTCGCGCAACCTGCACTCCGAGAACTGCCAGACCTCCTACCACAGCATGGAGATCGACACGGGCAGATTCGACCGCCGGATCTTCTTTCCCGACCTGAGCCTGGACAAGGACAACCCCAAGGTGCAATATCTGGACGGCATCCTGCGGATCGCCTTCTCCATCCTGGCCACGGTGGAAAGGCTGATACCCATAGAATGAGTGCTTTAGAAAACGGGGCGGCAGATGCGAAAACGCCCGCGGGAGGATTGATGCGAAAAGTGATAATGGTGGCGCTCGCGCTGGGCCTGAGCCTTGGCTGCGCGGCCGTGAAGATCGAATCCGTGAGGTCGGTGGACCTGTCCAAAACCTCAAATCAGGTCAGCATAGACCTTTCCGGGCCCGCGCAATTCAAGGTGCAGGAACTCTCCGGAGGCAATGGGGTCCGGGTCGCTATCCAGAACGTCGAATCGGTGAACATCATCCCCCAATACCCCAGGCTGAGCCGGGTGATCGACCTGATCAACGCCTACAGCGACGGAACCACAGGCAACGTGGTGATCCGGACCATGGGCCAATACGCGATCAGCCACAGCGCCAACTCCGATAACAGCCGCATCACGGTCACAATCAAGGCCCCCGGCACCACGGCGCCCAAGCCCAGGCCCGTTCAGGCACCCAGGACCCCAGCCCCGGCTGTTGCTGCTCCGGTTCCGCTTGCAGAGCCACCCTTGGAAGAAGATGTCTATTCTGAGCCTGATTCAGGCGTTGTTGATTCCATCCTTCCGCTACCGCCGATCCCCTTGACGGAGGAACCCGTGGAACCGGTTCAGGCGGTTGAGCCAAATCAGCTGAACGGCCTGCTCAAATATATCATTCCAGCCATAGCTTTGATCCTCTGCGTTCTGGTCATCCTCAAATATTTCCGCAAGCGGCCCTCGACAGAGACTTTTGAAATCCCGGAAACCCCCGCCGCGCCCAAGCAGGAAAGCAGCACCCTGACCCTGGATTCGGACACCCTGGGACGCATGGCGAAAAAGCTGCTGGAGCAGGGGTGGACCTTGTCCGAGATCGCCCGCGAGCTGAGGCTGAGCGCAAGCGATGTGGAAAGCATCATCTCCCGGAGCTCTGACGAAAGCGATGAAAGCTGATCCCTCCCCTTCCCTCCTCTTTCCCAAACTGGCCCTGCTGCTCTGCATGGGGCTGGCAGTAACAGTGTGCGGGGCCGAACCCCTCTGGGAGGGGACCGCGTTCCAGCCCACTGTGCGCAGCCAGCTTTCCTCCAGCCTGCTCAACGTCAACGACAGCTATGACGTCCGGGTTCCGCTGGTCCAGGGGCCGGGGCTGGACCATCCCTTCGAGTCCTGGAAGGTCTTCAAATCCTCCCTGCTGGAGGCTTTTTCGCCGGGCGACAAGCGGCGCGCCCTGATCCAGTATGCCCATCAGGACGAGCAGGCCGACTACTCCATGGAGACCAATTTCTTTGCCGGCTATGATTACCGCTGGGACGACCCCGGCCGCTACGGCTTTCTGTACAAGGGCCTGCGCGTCAATTCCGAGGTCAACGGGCGCTTCCGCTTCCGGGCGACCTGGTGGAACGGCAGGTTTTATGGCGATACCGGAGCCGCGCTGGGCTCGCCGCTCGTGGACGGGACCAGCAATCTGAGCTCGAATCGCAAGCTGGTGGATAACGTCAACGGAGAGATCAGCTACAGCGGCAAGCATCTCACCGCCGCGCTGGGCCGGGGTAAGTTCCAGATCGGAAACTCCATCTCCGGGTCACTGGTGCTCTCGGAAAGGGTGAACGACTACGATTTCCTGCTCCTCGAAGAGAGGTTCGGAGCCTTCCGCTTTTCCTTTGCTCACGGCACCCTGATCGCCGACAGCCTCGGCCTGGACGGCAGTCTGCCCGCCAAGTATTTCGCCCTCCACCAGATGAGCTACCAGCTTAAGGACTGGCTGGAGCTGTATCTGGGGGAAACCGTCATCTATGGCAACCAACTCGACCTCAGCTACATCCTGCCGGCCTATTTCTGGCGGACGGGGAAATACGACCTCCAGGACCGCGACAACCTGCTGATCTACGCCGGGGCGAACATCCAGCCTTCGGAAGAACTGACAATATACCTCAACGGCGCCCTGGACGAGCTTACCTACAACAAGTTTTACACCAACTGGTGGGGCAACAAATACGCCCTCCAGGCCGGCGCTTCCCTCTTTCTGCCCTCCCTGGCCCTGAGCGGAGACGGCGATCCCCGCTGCACGCTGGAATTCACTGCCGTCCGGCCCTGGACCTACACCCACTACGCCAACGTCTCCATGTATTCCCACGACCAGCGCCCGCTCGGCTATGCCAAGGGCTCCAACCTCTTCGACCTGAGCGCGGAGCTAAACCTGCCCCTGCCTGCAAAACTGCGCTGGGACAGCCAGATCTCCTTCACCTGGCAGGGCAGCGAGGGCAACGACTGGCGCCTGAACTACAAGGATCACTTTCCCCCGGAGATCGTCGGCAGCGCCGAAGCGGACTGGCTGGAGGGCGAGACCGGCTTTTCCTGCCTCTGGCAAAGTTCCCTGCGCTGGGAGATCATGGCCCACCACGCCTTTCTGCTCGGGCATCGCTCCGAGCTGGCCGATGCTCCCGGGCACCAGTTCTTCGCCTGCTGGCAGGCTTCCTTTTAAAGGTTT
Encoded here:
- a CDS encoding Hsp20/alpha crystallin family protein, coding for MQDRIYSNLKGIRREMLKILGEVSSLTNSPLAIEDAIDDVWHPKCDVYQTDSQWVILVELAGVNKEEISISVTAEYLRISGSRNLHSENCQTSYHSMEIDTGRFDRRIFFPDLSLDKDNPKVQYLDGILRIAFSILATVERLIPIE